The following coding sequences lie in one Thermosulfuriphilus ammonigenes genomic window:
- a CDS encoding three component ABC system middle component has protein sequence MKPWAQRPVEEANLLNPAFCCVTLTSAVVGYTDIDKAGMPYPLSFIILPIVLHKETRESLPRTIRTSMAAWLQENMSARVLFAERTISLKPYTREAILFALLHDWLSFGTGGRLQTTKNNVDVDRFLRRLGDEARDCIKRGRFVGKWFASAGSVQTVMALWGIRP, from the coding sequence ATGAAACCGTGGGCCCAACGGCCGGTAGAAGAAGCTAACTTACTGAATCCAGCATTCTGCTGTGTTACACTGACTTCTGCCGTAGTGGGGTACACGGACATTGATAAAGCAGGCATGCCGTACCCTTTGTCCTTCATCATTTTGCCAATTGTCCTACACAAAGAAACTCGTGAGTCACTCCCGCGAACCATACGGACATCCATGGCTGCGTGGCTTCAGGAGAATATGTCAGCTCGCGTTCTGTTCGCAGAACGGACGATCTCACTCAAGCCCTATACGCGAGAGGCCATTCTGTTTGCTCTTCTTCATGACTGGTTGTCCTTTGGTACAGGGGGTAGATTACAAACGACCAAGAATAACGTGGATGTAGATCGCTTCCTCCGAAGGTTGGGCGATGAGGCAAGGGACTGTATAAAACGGGGCCGCTTCGTTGGAAAGTGGTTTGCTTCTGCTGGCTCGGTACAAACAGTAATGGCACTTTGGGGGATCCGACCATGA
- a CDS encoding ABC-three component system protein: MKNNFGASASLIGYLYQCRLALLEALRRLRKNVTFSVSIETLDDVVFDSNGEAAEILQTKHHINRAADLNDASPDIWKTFRIWISGLINDTIPDDSTFFLITTSSAPEASAAYYLRAGKSRDVVRAIERLNATAESSTNKTNTHAYKLFRNLSAEKKRNFLEAVIVLDNAPAISDLDGLLKEELFHAVKPKFLDSFVRRIEGWWFRRVIEHLSSDASEPILSEELLAEEGRLREQFKQDNLPVDDDIMNATVDASGYQDRTFVHQLRLIEIGNRRIFYAIRNYFRAFEQRSRWVREDLLFVGELDRYEDRLVEEWELLFEAMKDDLGNDAAEEAKKKAAQALYKWVETGSHRSIRAGVTEPCIARGTYQILADKLRVGWHPEFLKRLKKLLEPQEAEK, translated from the coding sequence GTGAAGAACAATTTTGGTGCGTCAGCATCATTAATTGGCTATCTTTATCAATGTAGATTGGCGTTACTCGAAGCTCTCCGCCGTCTGAGAAAAAATGTAACTTTCAGTGTATCAATAGAAACATTGGATGATGTAGTTTTTGATAGTAACGGAGAGGCAGCTGAAATTCTTCAGACTAAACATCATATTAATAGAGCTGCTGATTTAAATGATGCTTCACCTGATATATGGAAGACATTTCGCATTTGGATAAGTGGTCTAATAAATGATACTATTCCAGATGATTCAACTTTTTTTCTTATCACCACATCCAGCGCCCCTGAAGCTTCTGCAGCTTACTATTTAAGAGCTGGAAAATCAAGGGACGTCGTAAGAGCTATTGAGCGTCTCAACGCGACGGCCGAATCATCCACAAACAAGACCAACACTCACGCCTACAAGCTATTTCGTAACCTTAGTGCGGAAAAGAAACGCAATTTTCTTGAAGCCGTCATCGTGCTTGATAACGCTCCCGCCATTTCTGACCTTGACGGGCTCCTTAAGGAGGAATTGTTTCATGCAGTAAAGCCAAAGTTCTTAGACTCTTTTGTGAGGAGGATTGAGGGATGGTGGTTTCGCAGAGTGATCGAGCATCTGTCGAGTGATGCATCAGAGCCAATTCTAAGCGAAGAACTTTTGGCTGAAGAAGGGCGGTTGCGCGAGCAATTTAAGCAAGACAACCTGCCAGTCGACGATGACATCATGAATGCAACAGTGGATGCATCCGGATATCAAGACAGAACATTCGTCCATCAATTGCGGCTAATTGAAATTGGCAACCGACGCATATTTTATGCGATTCGGAACTACTTTAGGGCCTTTGAGCAGCGATCCAGATGGGTTAGAGAAGATCTGCTTTTTGTGGGAGAACTAGATCGCTACGAGGATCGCTTGGTGGAAGAATGGGAACTCTTGTTTGAAGCCATGAAGGATGACCTTGGGAATGACGCGGCTGAGGAAGCAAAAAAGAAGGCCGCACAAGCGCTGTACAAATGGGTAGAAACAGGTAGCCATCGGTCTATTCGGGCTGGTGTTACTGAACCATGTATAGCTCGGGGTACTTATCAGATCCTTGCCGACAAATTGCGGGTCGGATGGCATCCCGAGTTCCTTAAACGCCTCAAGAAGCTGCTGGAACCACAGGAGGCAGAAAAATGA
- a CDS encoding HNH endonuclease signature motif containing protein, translated as MIPAIILWRSSSGYLFVIDGSHRLSSLAAWVNDDYGDGKISKMFYDGIIPDEQIKIAEKTRKLVNSIVGSYSDFELALTHPDKVRPDIVKNAKNLAALAIQLQWVEGDASKAENSFFKINQQAAPINQTELTLLKTRRKPNSIAARAIIRSGKGHKYWSKFDEDKQLEIQRIATEINEILFEPKLITPIKTLDVPIGGKRYSAQTLPLILDFVNISNKITQSTNLKDDITGDETIKFLKNTLKVARLINSNHPSSLGLHPIIYFYSKDGRHKPALFYGVIKFVIDLKERKKLKDFIQVRTGIEKILWDYDYLIQQINRKYRSAIRSYPYISNFLFQAMSYLIKEGSVEKTIHMLIQTDFSYLMLETPRQKQTDKKDFDNYKKSLVYIKEAIDNAPKCKICGGLIHRNAISIDHIQRKQDGGKATIENAQITHPFCNTGVKN; from the coding sequence TTGATACCAGCAATAATTTTGTGGCGTAGTTCTAGTGGTTATTTGTTTGTAATAGATGGTTCTCACCGCTTAAGTTCACTAGCAGCATGGGTCAATGATGATTATGGAGATGGTAAAATTTCAAAAATGTTTTACGATGGTATTATTCCAGATGAACAAATAAAAATCGCAGAAAAAACAAGGAAATTGGTGAATTCTATAGTAGGTTCTTATAGTGACTTTGAACTTGCTTTAACACATCCTGACAAAGTTAGACCCGATATTGTAAAAAATGCAAAAAATCTTGCAGCTCTTGCCATACAACTTCAGTGGGTTGAAGGTGATGCCAGTAAGGCAGAAAACTCATTTTTCAAGATTAATCAACAAGCAGCCCCTATAAATCAAACAGAATTGACCCTGCTCAAAACCCGCAGGAAGCCCAATAGTATTGCCGCAAGAGCAATAATAAGAAGTGGAAAAGGACACAAATACTGGTCAAAATTCGATGAAGATAAGCAATTAGAAATACAAAGAATAGCAACCGAAATAAATGAAATACTATTTGAGCCGAAACTAATAACACCTATAAAAACATTGGATGTACCCATTGGTGGTAAACGATATTCTGCTCAGACTCTACCTCTAATATTAGATTTTGTAAATATTTCTAATAAGATCACTCAATCAACAAATTTGAAAGACGATATAACCGGAGATGAAACTATAAAATTTTTAAAAAACACATTAAAGGTTGCAAGACTTATAAATAGTAATCATCCTTCTTCATTAGGCCTCCATCCTATCATTTATTTTTATTCAAAGGATGGGAGACATAAACCCGCGTTATTCTATGGGGTTATAAAATTTGTTATAGATCTTAAAGAAAGAAAAAAGTTAAAAGATTTTATTCAAGTCCGTACTGGAATAGAAAAGATATTATGGGACTATGATTATTTGATCCAACAGATAAATAGGAAATATAGAAGTGCTATTAGAAGTTATCCTTATATATCAAACTTTCTATTTCAAGCTATGTCTTATCTAATCAAAGAAGGTTCAGTTGAAAAGACGATACATATGTTAATCCAAACAGATTTTTCTTATTTAATGCTAGAAACGCCTAGACAGAAACAGACAGATAAAAAGGACTTCGATAATTACAAAAAGAGTTTAGTCTATATTAAGGAAGCAATTGATAATGCTCCTAAATGCAAAATTTGTGGTGGTCTTATTCATAGAAATGCGATATCGATAGATCATATTCAGAGGAAGCAAGATGGTGGCAAGGCTACAATAGAAAATGCTCAAATAACGCATCCTTTCTGTAATACTGGAGTAAAAAATTAA
- a CDS encoding integron integrase: MLEKTQKVLRRRHYSYRTEKTYLDWVRRFGEFTEFKPPEALTGEDFQDFLTHLAVERHVAPSTQNQALNALVFFFREGLERDIGPYIEAVKAKERRRLPVVLTREEVQEVLFNLEEPYYLICALMYGGGLRVSEAVRVRVKDLNFERGLITVYSGKGDQDRVTVLPRRLEPEFEVHLTKVRETYEMDRKAGVAGVFLPHALERKYPKAGKEWAWFWVFPSRELSVDPRTKTVRRHHLHPTAVQRAFKKALHKAGVEKPATVHSLRHSFATHLLEDGYDIRTIQELMGHKSLRTTMIYTHIVGKRITGVISPFDR, from the coding sequence TTGCTTGAAAAGACCCAAAAAGTCCTCCGGCGGAGGCACTATTCTTACCGAACGGAAAAGACCTATCTCGACTGGGTGCGCCGTTTTGGGGAGTTCACCGAATTTAAGCCCCCGGAAGCCCTTACCGGAGAAGACTTTCAGGACTTCCTTACCCATCTTGCCGTGGAAAGGCACGTGGCACCCTCCACGCAGAACCAGGCTCTAAACGCCCTGGTCTTCTTTTTCAGGGAGGGGCTTGAGCGGGACATCGGCCCATACATCGAGGCCGTCAAAGCAAAAGAGAGACGCAGGCTCCCGGTGGTGCTCACCAGAGAAGAAGTCCAGGAGGTGCTCTTTAACCTTGAGGAACCCTACTATCTGATCTGCGCCCTGATGTATGGCGGGGGCTTGCGGGTGAGTGAAGCGGTGAGGGTTAGGGTCAAGGACCTCAACTTTGAACGGGGTCTTATTACGGTTTATTCAGGTAAGGGGGATCAGGACAGGGTGACGGTGCTTCCCCGAAGACTTGAGCCTGAGTTCGAGGTCCACCTGACCAAGGTGCGGGAAACTTATGAGATGGACCGCAAGGCCGGGGTAGCTGGAGTTTTCCTCCCTCACGCCCTTGAGCGCAAATATCCTAAGGCCGGCAAGGAGTGGGCCTGGTTCTGGGTGTTTCCCTCACGGGAGCTTTCGGTTGATCCGCGCACGAAGACCGTCCGCCGCCATCACCTTCACCCTACCGCCGTGCAGCGGGCCTTTAAGAAGGCCCTGCACAAGGCCGGGGTCGAGAAACCGGCCACGGTACATTCCCTGCGTCACAGCTTCGCCACCCATCTACTTGAAGATGGCTACGACATCCGTACTATACAGGAGCTTATGGGGCACAAAAGCCTAAGAACCACCATGATTTACACCCATATCGTGGGCAAGCGCATTACAGGGGTTATTAGTCCCTTCGACAGATAG
- the cobM gene encoding precorrin-4 C(11)-methyltransferase produces the protein MRLMGEVLNKAKVYLVGAGPGDPELLTIKARRLLEEADLIVFAGSLVPQEILSGLKGELVNSASLSLPEIISLLSKAAKEGKKVIRLHSGDPSLFGAIAEEMEELEKQGVACEVVPGVSSFLAAAAALGCELTVPEVSQTLIITRASGRTPVPEKESLKELSAHQATMVLFLSASLIDKVTKELIEGGYPPETPAACVYRVGWPEEKIIRAPLKELARAVKEADIRKQALIFVGQVLEPPSGKRSKLYDPAFTHGFRQPKE, from the coding sequence ATGAGACTTATGGGAGAGGTTTTAAATAAAGCGAAGGTCTATCTGGTGGGGGCGGGGCCCGGGGATCCAGAACTTTTGACCATCAAAGCCAGGCGCCTTCTGGAAGAGGCAGATCTCATCGTTTTCGCCGGCTCTCTTGTCCCGCAGGAAATCCTTTCAGGCCTTAAAGGAGAGCTCGTAAATAGTGCTTCGCTTTCCCTCCCGGAGATTATCTCCCTCCTTAGCAAGGCCGCTAAAGAAGGAAAAAAGGTGATTAGACTCCATTCCGGGGACCCTTCCCTTTTCGGGGCCATCGCCGAAGAGATGGAAGAGCTAGAAAAACAGGGGGTAGCTTGCGAGGTTGTCCCCGGGGTGTCTTCCTTCCTTGCTGCGGCGGCAGCCCTTGGCTGTGAACTCACCGTCCCGGAGGTGAGCCAGACGCTCATCATCACCCGGGCCTCCGGGCGCACCCCGGTGCCGGAGAAAGAATCCTTAAAGGAGCTCTCGGCCCACCAGGCCACCATGGTGCTATTCCTTAGTGCCTCCCTGATAGATAAGGTCACCAAAGAGCTCATAGAAGGAGGCTATCCGCCGGAAACCCCTGCGGCCTGCGTCTATCGGGTGGGCTGGCCTGAGGAAAAGATTATCCGTGCCCCGCTAAAAGAGTTAGCGAGAGCGGTTAAGGAAGCTGACATCAGGAAACAGGCCCTGATTTTCGTGGGCCAAGTCCTTGAGCCTCCCTCTGGTAAGCGCTCAAAGCTCTACGACCCGGCCTTTACCCACGGCTTCCGCCAGCCTAAGGAGTAA
- a CDS encoding cold-shock protein, producing MAKGRVKWFNDKKGYGFISREDGGDVFVHYTAIQGRGFRTLREGQLVEFDIQNGPKGEQAANVVIID from the coding sequence ATGGCCAAAGGAAGAGTTAAGTGGTTTAACGACAAGAAGGGTTATGGTTTCATCTCCCGTGAGGACGGTGGCGATGTCTTCGTCCACTACACGGCTATCCAGGGGCGTGGTTTTCGGACCCTGAGGGAGGGCCAGCTGGTGGAGTTTGACATCCAGAATGGTCCCAAAGGAGAGCAAGCGGCCAACGTCGTCATCATCGACTAA
- a CDS encoding 4Fe-4S binding protein yields MKEKDNNQSPRVRDIFRTILIYDPEARVNLFELFPALKRFFANRRYFAVIRTFTDIIFAGLILAGIFGPQDPQRNAMLYISWGLWWTGVVLSWFFLGRMWCAFCPFPGLGRLLQGLSLSRKRFPPHWFSRYCAYVATGLLAFIIWVEAVTDMKHSPLGTALLLLSIVIGATILAVFYRGQAWCRHFCPMGKIIGSAATLSILEFRADHNRCRGCRTFDCKRGRDGIPGCPVYLGAFNARNNLICLVCGHCIPLCQRDSPRLQIRHSLNELILNKGRYLTCAYIIPFLMGSQVARFLQESRWYADFRRLLGGSEAATFTLVLAGGFVFFLAIIKIGAWLFTVYEDELFGRFSPMVPVLVPLAFTGELVYRLKYLLGEAGNFLPILGRQLGLNWEALAFRIPPGLLEALSLALLALGTAGGLHVAYVFYREEFEGLVPRKNYLLINAMVMLCLGIYIWVGKYLGGFWPHDLPNP; encoded by the coding sequence TTGAAAGAAAAAGACAACAACCAATCTCCCCGAGTCAGAGACATCTTTCGGACCATTCTCATTTATGATCCGGAGGCTCGGGTAAACCTCTTTGAGCTCTTTCCGGCCTTAAAACGCTTCTTTGCTAACCGACGCTACTTTGCCGTTATCCGGACCTTTACCGATATCATCTTTGCCGGCCTTATATTGGCCGGGATCTTTGGCCCCCAAGATCCCCAACGAAATGCCATGCTCTACATCTCGTGGGGCCTGTGGTGGACCGGGGTTGTCCTTTCCTGGTTCTTCCTGGGCCGGATGTGGTGCGCCTTCTGCCCCTTCCCTGGCCTGGGCCGACTCCTTCAGGGGCTCTCCCTCTCACGCAAAAGGTTCCCTCCCCACTGGTTCTCCCGCTACTGCGCCTACGTGGCCACGGGGCTTTTGGCCTTTATCATCTGGGTTGAGGCCGTCACCGACATGAAACACTCCCCCTTGGGCACAGCCCTGCTCCTCCTGTCTATTGTCATTGGGGCCACCATCTTGGCCGTCTTTTACCGGGGGCAGGCCTGGTGCAGGCACTTCTGTCCTATGGGCAAGATCATCGGCTCGGCGGCCACGCTCTCCATTCTGGAGTTCCGGGCCGACCACAATCGCTGCCGGGGCTGTCGCACCTTTGATTGTAAGCGGGGTCGGGATGGAATCCCTGGTTGCCCTGTCTATCTTGGGGCATTCAATGCCCGCAACAACCTGATCTGTCTAGTCTGTGGCCACTGTATCCCCCTATGTCAGAGAGACTCTCCCCGGCTTCAAATTCGCCACTCTCTAAACGAGCTAATACTTAACAAGGGGCGATACCTAACCTGTGCCTACATCATCCCCTTCCTCATGGGCTCTCAGGTGGCCCGTTTTCTCCAGGAAAGCCGCTGGTATGCAGATTTTCGAAGGCTACTGGGGGGATCAGAGGCGGCCACCTTTACTCTGGTGCTGGCCGGGGGTTTTGTCTTTTTTCTGGCCATCATCAAGATCGGAGCCTGGCTCTTTACGGTCTATGAAGACGAACTCTTCGGACGTTTCTCGCCTATGGTTCCGGTATTGGTGCCCCTGGCCTTTACTGGAGAGCTGGTCTATCGCCTGAAGTACCTTCTCGGAGAGGCGGGAAACTTTTTGCCCATCCTGGGAAGACAGCTGGGCCTTAACTGGGAGGCCCTGGCCTTCAGGATTCCCCCGGGCCTTCTGGAGGCCCTCTCTCTGGCTCTTCTGGCCCTGGGGACAGCCGGGGGGCTCCATGTAGCCTATGTCTTTTATCGAGAAGAGTTTGAGGGCCTGGTTCCTAGGAAAAACTATCTTCTTATAAACGCCATGGTGATGCTTTGCCTCGGAATATACATCTGGGTGGGAAAGTATCTGGGGGGATTCTGGCCTCATGATTTGCCAAATCCTTAA
- a CDS encoding bifunctional riboflavin kinase/FAD synthetase, translating into MEILEGSKGLIRRLRNPVVTIGNFDGVHLGHQALFQETVHRARKTSGEAVALTFHPHPLKVLRPEAPVKLICTWEDKVELIRRAGLDILIWFRFNQNFARISAEDFVSQYLVKMLGTKTLVVGYDYAFGRGRKGNIDFLKEAGERFGFEVVVVPPQKIDGLVASSTKVRELVAAGEVSTVKKILGRFYQIRGVVIPGHGRGGRLLGIPTANLRIPGDELYPRVGVYAVQVIVGDRCYGGVMNIGFNPTFANGDLSAEVHIFDFSQDIYGQEIKINLIERLRDERKFSSAEELARQIRADIEVARKILAREAGAMASACLEELKAAAS; encoded by the coding sequence ATGGAGATACTAGAAGGAAGCAAGGGTCTTATTCGCCGCCTGCGCAATCCAGTGGTGACAATTGGCAACTTCGATGGGGTTCACCTGGGGCATCAGGCCCTTTTTCAGGAGACGGTCCACCGGGCCCGAAAAACTTCCGGTGAGGCGGTAGCCCTAACCTTTCATCCTCACCCCCTTAAGGTTTTAAGACCTGAGGCCCCGGTCAAACTTATCTGTACCTGGGAAGATAAGGTCGAACTCATCCGGCGGGCTGGTCTCGATATCCTCATCTGGTTTCGTTTCAACCAGAATTTTGCCCGCATAAGTGCTGAAGACTTTGTCTCTCAATATCTGGTAAAAATGTTGGGCACCAAGACCCTGGTCGTGGGTTATGATTACGCCTTTGGTCGAGGACGCAAGGGTAATATAGACTTCCTTAAGGAGGCCGGGGAGCGATTCGGTTTTGAGGTAGTAGTCGTCCCCCCCCAGAAGATAGACGGCCTGGTGGCCTCGAGCACCAAGGTCAGAGAGCTGGTGGCCGCCGGCGAAGTCTCTACAGTGAAAAAGATCCTTGGTCGTTTTTACCAGATCCGGGGGGTGGTCATTCCAGGCCATGGCCGTGGGGGTCGTCTGCTGGGCATTCCCACCGCCAACCTGCGCATCCCGGGCGATGAGCTCTATCCCAGAGTAGGGGTTTATGCTGTCCAGGTCATCGTTGGCGACCGTTGCTATGGCGGAGTAATGAATATCGGTTTCAATCCCACCTTTGCCAACGGCGATCTTTCGGCTGAAGTCCACATATTTGATTTTAGCCAGGACATCTATGGCCAGGAGATAAAGATCAATCTCATTGAACGCCTGCGGGATGAAAGAAAATTCTCCTCCGCTGAAGAGCTGGCCAGACAGATCCGGGCAGACATAGAGGTGGCCAGGAAGATCCTGGCCCGAGAGGCCGGGGCCATGGCCTCAGCCTGTCTAGAAGAGTTAAAAGCTGCGGCCAGCTAA
- a CDS encoding polyprenyl synthetase family protein: MDKETLLKAVSPELTRIEGEMQANFASYVPFINEVSQYILFAGGKRLRPLLMVLAAKLFGCSKPEVYRVSVVFEYLHAATLLHDDVVDEAHMRRGRAAARKVWGNQAVILVGDFLYSKAIRILVEHGDLRMLEAVSETTVLMSEGEVLQLLNTDNISATEAEYMEVIRRKTAVLIAAACECGALIAGASDEAVAALKGYGLNLGLAFQIVDDLLDYLGATGEMGKEIGNDFKEGKVTLPLILALEAAQGPDRERLIELIKSEETSREAFYEAVSLIKRYRGFERTRQRAEDLVSRAKAHLAPLPETPEKNILSGIAGYVLSRRH; this comes from the coding sequence ATGGATAAAGAAACCCTTCTTAAGGCTGTATCTCCGGAGTTGACTCGCATAGAAGGCGAAATGCAGGCTAACTTTGCCTCTTATGTTCCCTTCATCAATGAGGTTAGCCAGTACATCCTTTTTGCCGGCGGCAAGCGTCTCCGGCCCCTTCTGATGGTTCTGGCAGCCAAGCTCTTTGGCTGCTCCAAACCAGAAGTTTATCGGGTTTCGGTGGTCTTCGAGTATCTTCATGCGGCCACCCTCCTCCACGATGATGTGGTGGACGAGGCCCACATGCGCCGAGGACGGGCCGCCGCCAGAAAGGTCTGGGGAAACCAGGCCGTCATTTTGGTGGGAGACTTTCTCTACTCGAAGGCCATCCGCATTCTGGTAGAACACGGAGATCTCCGAATGCTGGAGGCCGTCTCTGAGACCACGGTCCTCATGAGTGAGGGCGAGGTTCTCCAGCTCCTCAACACCGACAACATCTCGGCTACAGAGGCCGAGTACATGGAGGTCATCCGACGCAAAACGGCTGTTCTCATCGCCGCCGCCTGTGAGTGCGGGGCCCTGATTGCTGGCGCCAGCGATGAGGCCGTGGCCGCCCTAAAAGGCTATGGCCTTAACCTCGGTTTGGCCTTCCAGATCGTCGATGATCTGCTTGATTACCTGGGGGCTACCGGCGAGATGGGAAAGGAGATCGGCAACGATTTCAAAGAGGGCAAGGTGACCTTGCCCCTTATTTTGGCCCTGGAGGCGGCCCAGGGGCCCGACAGAGAACGCCTTATTGAGCTCATAAAGTCAGAGGAGACCAGCCGTGAGGCCTTTTATGAAGCCGTCTCTCTCATAAAGAGGTACCGGGGCTTTGAAAGAACCCGCCAGCGGGCCGAAGACCTTGTCTCCCGGGCCAAGGCCCATCTTGCCCCCCTGCCCGAGACCCCGGAGAAGAACATCCTCTCAGGTATTGCTGGCTATGTTCTTAGTCGGCGTCACTAA
- the dut gene encoding dUTP diphosphatase, translating to MRELTVPVEVLPHGRGLPLPRYMTSGSAGLDLLAAIEKPLPVAPGRIVLVPTGLKMAIPEGFEGQIRPRSGLAIKKGLTVINAPGTIDSDYRGEVKVGLINLGDKEVIIERGDRIAQLIIAPVVRAQLLETKGLDPTDRGEGGFGHTGVSDAD from the coding sequence GTGAGGGAGCTTACCGTCCCCGTGGAAGTTCTCCCCCATGGAAGGGGCCTTCCTCTCCCCCGCTACATGACGTCTGGCTCGGCCGGGCTTGATCTTCTGGCGGCCATTGAGAAACCGCTTCCGGTAGCCCCGGGCAGAATTGTCCTTGTCCCTACCGGGCTAAAAATGGCCATTCCCGAAGGCTTTGAAGGTCAGATCCGGCCAAGAAGCGGCCTGGCCATCAAAAAGGGGCTTACGGTGATTAACGCTCCGGGAACCATTGACTCTGACTATCGGGGAGAAGTCAAGGTGGGGCTCATTAACCTGGGAGACAAAGAGGTCATCATTGAACGCGGTGATCGCATTGCCCAGTTAATAATCGCTCCTGTGGTTCGGGCCCAACTGCTGGAGACCAAAGGTCTTGATCCCACAGACCGAGGAGAGGGTGGCTTCGGCCATACAGGTGTTAGTGACGCCGACTAA
- a CDS encoding M16 family metallopeptidase, with product MYHKTVLPNGLRVVTERIPGLRSVSVGIWVNVGSRDETKEINGIAHFIEHMVFKGTGRRSALDIAKEIDRVGGLSNAFTSRENTCFHAKVLDEHLPRILDLLADIFLHSRFDQAELERERQVILQEINMVEDSPDELVHDLFGRLVFGENPLGFSVLGTKETVSRMTSAGLKDYLHRAYTAEKIVIAGAGNLDHASFVEMVEKEFAEVPPKDGLSARSTPEFQATMALYPRDLEQVHLVLGGPGPAARDERRYAGLLLNVILGGSMSSRLFQEIRERRGLAYSIYSYLSLYEDVGLFGIYAGVAPDKVNETVAIILEQIARLRENHIGEEELAAARDHVKGGLLLSAESSDTRMTRLARNEILFSRYVSYEEAISRIEAVTPEDICQLARDFLTPERLSLVALGPIAEEKLTAFRRI from the coding sequence ATGTATCACAAAACGGTCCTTCCCAACGGTCTTCGGGTGGTCACCGAAAGGATCCCCGGCCTTCGCTCTGTCTCTGTGGGGATCTGGGTCAATGTGGGCAGCCGGGATGAAACCAAGGAGATAAACGGCATAGCCCACTTTATTGAACACATGGTCTTCAAGGGCACTGGCCGCCGTTCAGCCCTGGATATCGCCAAGGAAATAGACCGTGTGGGAGGGCTCTCTAACGCCTTTACCTCCCGTGAAAATACCTGTTTTCACGCTAAGGTCCTCGATGAGCATCTTCCCCGTATCCTTGATCTCTTAGCCGATATCTTCCTTCACTCTCGCTTCGATCAGGCCGAACTGGAAAGGGAACGTCAGGTTATCCTTCAGGAGATAAACATGGTCGAGGACAGCCCGGATGAGCTGGTCCACGACCTTTTTGGTCGGTTGGTCTTCGGAGAAAATCCTTTGGGGTTTTCCGTGCTGGGGACCAAAGAGACGGTCTCCCGGATGACCTCTGCTGGCCTTAAAGATTATCTCCACCGGGCCTATACCGCGGAGAAGATTGTTATCGCCGGGGCGGGAAACCTTGACCATGCGTCTTTTGTGGAGATGGTGGAGAAGGAGTTTGCCGAAGTCCCCCCCAAAGATGGTCTCTCGGCCCGATCCACCCCGGAGTTCCAGGCTACCATGGCCCTCTATCCCCGGGATCTGGAGCAGGTTCATCTTGTTTTGGGTGGGCCAGGGCCGGCGGCCCGAGACGAGCGACGCTATGCCGGTCTGCTTCTTAACGTGATCCTTGGTGGTTCCATGAGCTCCCGGCTTTTTCAGGAGATAAGGGAGCGTCGGGGGCTGGCCTATTCCATATACTCCTATCTTTCCCTGTATGAAGACGTAGGGCTCTTTGGTATCTATGCCGGAGTAGCCCCAGATAAGGTTAATGAAACGGTGGCTATTATCCTCGAACAGATTGCCCGTCTGCGAGAAAATCACATTGGCGAGGAAGAGCTGGCTGCTGCCAGAGACCATGTCAAAGGTGGTCTTCTCCTCTCCGCAGAAAGCTCCGATACCCGAATGACCCGTCTGGCCCGCAACGAGATCCTTTTCTCCCGGTATGTTTCCTATGAAGAGGCCATCTCTCGCATTGAGGCAGTAACCCCGGAGGATATTTGCCAGCTGGCCCGAGACTTTTTAACCCCAGAGAGGCTCTCCCTCGTAGCCCTGGGGCCCATTGCCGAGGAGAAGCTTACCGCCTTCAGGAGGATTTAG